From Laspinema palackyanum D2c:
ATTTCCGTAATAAAGCGATCGCCTCCCCCCGCTTCCACTGAACCATCCACCATTAAAAGTAGGATATCTACAGTAGAAATCGCCCCGATCGCATTTTTCACCAACACCTTTCCCAGTTGATGATGGGGTTTATGAATCCCGGGAGTATCCACAAAAATAAATTGTGCTTCCGGGGTTGTTAAAATTCCCCGTAAACGGTTTCGGGTCGTCTGTGCCACCGGGGAAGTAATCGCTATTTTTTGTCCCACCAGGTGATTCATCAGGGTAGACTTGCCCACATTGGGCCGTCCGATAATCCCGATAAACCCGGATTTAAACCCGGCAGGGGGTTCGGGAATGACAGAAAAATCTGAGGGATTCAGGGTCGTACCTCCTAAAAAAATCAAACAGTTTCTTTCTATTTTAATTCATTTTCAGAAAACCTTGACAAATTTTTTGGAGTTTATGTACATCTCAACGGTCAATCTGGCGGTTTAGTGCAGAAGCAACCCCAGGCGATCGGCTCACCTGACTTCGTTACTTTTTGCAAACGACTGTTAAGAATTTGCAATAATCCCTGACAGTCCAGAATTGAGATGCTAAAATTCCCAAATCAAAGCCAAAGCCTTACCTGACAGGAAGTATCATGAATTACTTTTCAGTGCTGGTTAAACTGCTGCAAGATCGCCAATCCTTTCTGGAAGAAATCAAAAAAGGCGTAAAACTCACCAACAAAATCGTTGCTCTCCTGATATCGAGTGCCGTCTTTTTTGGAATCTATGGGGCAATTATCGGGGCCTCTCATAGTTGGATGCAAGTCATTTCTTCGTTTTTTAAATTACCGGCCCTTTATCTGCTAACCCTGCTGATTTGCTTTCCTACGTTATACATTTTCAGTATTATTTTTGGGTCAAAACGGAGTTTCACCCAGTATTTAACTTTACTGATGACTGCGGAAGCGATTATGAGCGCTATCCTCTTTGGATTCGCCCCAATCACCCTATTTTTCCTGATTAGTACCCAAAGTTATGATTTTTTTCTGTTGCTGAATGTCGCAATTTTAGGATTAGCCGGATTTTTGGGGATAAAATTCTTTTATGAAGGGATGCAGCTACTCGCCGAACCCGAAATAACCGGGCAGGATACGCGGACTAAATTGCTTCAATTTTGGTTATTGCTCTATGCTTTTGTGGGGACCCAAATGGCTTGGACCCTAAGACCCTTTTTTGGATCTGCGGGAGATTTCCAACTGTTTAGAGATTTAGAAGGCAATTTTTACGTCAATGTCTTGCAAATCGTGGGGCGCTTATTGGGGTATTAAAACAAGGGCGATCGCCGGGGAAAACCCTTGAGAAAATTAGGAGAAAATAGGAGGATTAAAGAGTTTATGCGCCCCGATTTAGAAAATGCCATCGTCACCGAAAGCGAACTAGAGGCGATCGCTGGGGTGGATGTGAACGATATTGGGTTAAGTCTAGCCTATCGCCCTGCTTTTCTCCAAAATTTGAACAAACTGATCTCCTTTGCGATCGCCCAGTTGTTTATCTTGGTCCTCTTCTTCATTTTACTCACGCCACTGGGAATCTTAATGGTTCGCAATTCCGGGTTATCTGGACAAGAGATGGCGACAACTTTTTATTTTCTGCTATTCACCGGAGGAATCGCTGGAGGTGCAACCCTCATTCTTAACTTGTATTTATGGAGGCGATCACAAAAATTCCAGACCTTTTTAACCCTTCTCGATGAAATCCAAAAATATAACGAAGTCGTGCGATCGCTCGATATTTTAGATAAAATAGAAGCAGCCGGGGGCGAAATCCAACTCAGCGATCGCCAGGAAGTTATCGAAGCCCTTAATATTACCCGAGACAGTTTACTCGGCAGCTTGCGAACCGATAGAATTCTCCGAGAAAATCAAGACCTTATTGACCGTCGTTATGAATTATTTGCTAAAATAGAAAATAATCTCGCCACTTTAAACCACTTACAAATCAGCGACGAAGCCACCGAATATGGGCGATTGCTCAATCAAGCCCTCAAAATTGGCGTCAGCGTCGATCGCGAAATTCGCCGCCTTCAAAATCGCACCTTGAATTAATCAATCTGCGTCCCTATTTCTCAAAAAATTGAATCAACTCCTATTTTTTCCACAAAGGAGGGGCAATTCATGAATTGCCCCTCCTTTCGATTAGTTGTGATTCAATGACCCCAATTATAGGGATTCTAAATCGATGCCCTTCTCCCGGAGTCGGGCTTTAAGTGCCTCTAATTCCGAGCGAGCTTCCTCAGCCCGTTGGCGTTCATCCTCAGCCCGTTGCGCTTCATTTTCAGCCCGTTGGCGTTCAATTTTAGCTAGTTCTTCGGGCAACAGAATCAAATTGCCATCGCCATCAAAAAACCTTAACCAAGTGGCTGTTTCCTGTTGCAATGTTCCCTCCCAAGTTCCCAACCAGAACCCGAGAGAATCGCACCATAACCAACCGCGATCGTCCTTGGTTAACTCCTCATACTTTTGTCCCTTTAACTGCCATCCCCGCAATGAATCTGGCTCAAAGGGATCATAAACAAAATACTCAGGAAGTCTAAATTTACGTTCATAAACATCCTTTTTGTGTCCGAGGTCCTCGCGGGCTGTAGAGGGGGACAGTAACTCTACAATCACATTAGGATACTGTCCTTCTTCTTCCCAAACGACCCAGCCTTGCCGTTCCTTTGTCCCATCAACATTGAGGGCGACAAAGAAATCCGGCCCTTTAAAATCCCGATTTCTGGCTTGTTCGCTATTAAAATAGACGAACATATTGCCCCCAGTAAAATAGTCTTGCCGCCCAGCAAAGGCTTCATGTACTGCGGCAATCAGCACATTCATGGCGATCCGGTGACGATTACTTTCCAAGCATTCTCCATCATCAAAAATTAAATCCGTAGGCGGCATCGGGGGAGTCCATTCATCCTCCACCCCTATCGGAGTTTGCAGTTCTGGGGTGAGTTCAGCTTTAGTCATAAAATTCCCCACCAATTACTAAATTATGATGTTTTGCAGAAATCCAAGGGACAGGGTAGGGACAAGGCAATGGCCGGTCTTTTCCCATTATCCCACGGCTAGATCTATTGTAACAGCGATCGCTTCCAGATTCACCCTAAAAATCAGCAACTTTAGCTTTTTTAAAACCTCCCTAAAATCCTCGGTAAATGCTTCAAATATTCCTTAAATCTGAAACAGAATTATCAATCTCATCTTGCCATTTTAAAACCGCTTCTTTGAACTCCGGCAGAGAAATTGTTTCAATGGGTTCTGCGTCAATTAACAGATTCTCTATGGTCACGGTGTGGGGTGAAAAAATCAAATAGTAGGCATTCCCCGATCGCGTCCATTCGCCAATCTTTCCCGTCTCCAATGCTGCTATTTTGTCTAACAACTGATTAACCCATTCTTGGCTATTTTGAATATCCAGGGTCAGAAACTCTAAAACCCGACGATGAGCACTACTTTGGTCAAACCAGTCCGTTTCGTTACAGGGTTGTTCGATCATAATCTTGATTACCTTAAGGGAAAGCCCGTATTAATTTTACCATCTCGATGGGTTGCCCCAGCAATCCGATAGGAACTGCCATTATTCGCCGTACAAAACCGAGTTTGCTGGTTGCTGTCTGTTGGCGCATTTAATCCGCACCAGGCCCAATGCGGTGCGCCAGAAGGACATTGCACCGGATTAGCTTCCGCATAAGCAATGGAATTGATCACTTGTTCTGGAGTACAGCGATCGGGAAACATCGTTGAAAACTTGCTGCCGCCTCCGGAGGTATGACTCCATTCTCCCCCGTAAATCCCCTGATTATTCACGGATTGGGTGACTCTAAATTGTCGGACGGTAGAGGGGTTTTGTCCCCGGGGTCGCGCATGAAATCCCACCAAACGCCCCTCTCGATTCACCTCCCCACAAAAAATGTGAGCGTGATTCACCTGCTGATTATTATAAGCAGTTACCCAATGGGATGAACTCCCACAATTGATGCCTTGGCCTTGTGCTATACCCTGGAACAAAGCCACTAGCAAACAGGCGACAGCGCATATTCCGATTTGACGGATGGTTCTGCCGTTCAACAGTTGCCCCAATCTGCGGTTCATTTGTGCGTTCAACTTCCGGATTTTACTCATGACTTGAAATTTGCTCTCACCGTATCATACTGGGTCTCTCCAGGTCATCCGCAAATTTGCTAGAGATGAATGGGCAAAAGCTTGATGAAAAGTGAGGGTTTTGAAGTAAAGTGAGGTAGAGCTAAAGTTTGAACGGGGAAGAGAGCGATCGCCACCGGCTGCTAATTAGTCTGAGGATTTGATAGGATGAATCTTCAAGGCTTATGCTATCCTCTGTGTCGAATACCTGCACCGACTTCATCAATTCCCTATGCTAAAAACTCCCCGTTTGACTGCTGCTGTATTGATCACCTTATCTGCACTCATGACTGCTTGCAATCCTTCAGAAGCCCCCCAAACTGAAGTCCCCTCGGCAGAAGCCTCGATCGCAGAAATTCCGACTCCCGAAGCCCCAAAAATTCCGACGATCGCCCCCTTAGATAACCCTGACCCCACGGTTACCGCTGCGATCGCCCAATATATCAACAGCCTCTCCTCCCAAGGATTTGCCTCAGAAAATCAAGGTATCTGGATGCAACGGGGGGAGACTCTCCTCGCCCAACATCAAGGCACTACCCCCCTCCCGGCTGCCTCTCTCACTAAAATCGCCACCTCTTTGGTTGCCTTGCAAACCTTCGGTCCCGATCGCGAATTCGTCACCCAAATTGGCGCAACCGGACCCATCCAAAATGGCGAATTAAAAGGCGATTTAGTCATCCAAGGAGAAGGCGACCCCTTGTTTGTCTGGGAAGAAGCAATGGCGATCGGCAACCGCCTCAACGAAATGGGAATTCAACGGGTAACCGGGGATTTGGTGATTCTGGACAAATTTTATATGAACTTCGAGACTGACTCGGCGATCGCCGGTAACCTCTTCCTCGAAGGCATTAATGGGCAAATTTGGCCCTCAGAAGCGGAAACCCAATATCAAACCTTACCCCCAGGTACTCCCAGACCCCAAGTGGCGATCGCCGGTACAGTCCGAGTTGCCACTACACCCCCGAGTCAAGTCCAACCCCTTGTGCGTCATTATTCCCTTCCCGTGGTGGAACTCGTCAAACGCATGAATCAGTACAGCAACAACCCAATGGCGGAAATGTTAGCTGACGCCGTGGGAGGTCCCCAAATCGTCGCCCAAAAAGCCGCTGCTGCTGCCGGAGTTCCCTCCCAAGAAATCCAACTGATCAACGGGTCCGGATTAGCTGAAGAAAATATCATGTCCCCTCGCGCCGCCTGTGGTCTATTTCTGGCATTAGAACGGGAATTACAACCCCATAATCTGACCATTGGAGATGCGATCGCCATTGTTGGACAAGATGAAGGCATCCTCAACCAACGGCAAATTCCCCGCTTCTCTGTCGTCAAATCCGGCAGTCTCAACGATGTGAGTGCCTTAGCCGGTGCCTTACCCACCCAAACCCAGGGTTCCGTCTGGTTTGTGATTATGAATGGCGGCAGTAACCTAGAAGGATTCCGCATTCAACAAGAAGCACTACTCACTCAGTTTGTTACTCAATGGGGATCGGTCACCGAACTCCCCCCGGAATTAAGCCCAAATCCCCTGCGGAAAACCAAAACTTCCCGCAGTGAAATCGTCAAACAATAGAGGAAATGTCACCCTAATTACTAAAACAAGACACCCGGTTTCTGGGCGTAATCGATTGTGACGGAGCAAATTGTTTTCCAGAAACCCGGTTTGTCTTTCCCTGCTTTACCTCTGCTGCTCAAAGCTGGGTTAAGTTAAATCACTCGCATTAAACATCAAGTTTTGATTTTTTATTTTTAACAGCTTCTGCATCCTGACTCACCTGTGAATCATCCCATCTCATTTAAAGGGGGAGCTAGTCTCCCTAACTTTCTGCGAAACTCTAAAATGCCCCAATTTAAAAATGTTTCCCCCCGGTAAACAAGGTAGAATCAACTCAGGAATAAAAACCACTTAGGTAGAGTATTGATACTCTCGCCTGACTGATTTCTAGCGATACCCCACCTCAAACTCAAAGAGGAGATTGTTCCTATGGTTTACCGGATCTCTCGCATCGCCAGTGCCTTCGTCATCCTGATGGGGGCCATCCATTTGCTGGGTTGGCATTTTAATCCGGAAGGATTCACCAGCGGTTTTCTGGGCAACCCCTACACCATGAAACCCAATACCGCTTTGTGCTTTGTGAGCGTGGGTATTGCTCTAGGATTGTTACAACGACCACGACTCCCTCGACGGTGGCGACAAATAGTCCGAGGATTAGCCTGGTTCGTGATTGCGATCGCCACTCTCACCTTACTCCAGTATCTTTTTAACTGGAACTTCGGCATCGATCAACTCCTGATTCCCCATCTCAAAGTCTCCGTCACCGACCCCTATCCCGGACGGATGGCGGAAAGCGTTGCCGTGAATTTTATCTTGAGTGGGATCTGCCTGTTGCTGTTGGCACAGCAGACCCCACAGAATGACCGACTCGCTCAGATCTTGACTGTCGGGGTAGCCTTGATGGCGTTGGTGCCTCTCTCCGGTCATTTGTTTGGTTCTGAGGTGTTATATCAGTTAGTGGTCCCAACCACTCACACCGCCTTTAGTACCGCAGTCACCTTTCTCCTCCTGTCCGTGGCGATCTTATTCAGCCGTCCAAAACAGGGGCTGATGCGGACGATCCTCAGTCCTTTGGTGGGGGGAATGATGGCGCGGCGACTGTTGCCTGGGGCGATCGCCCTGCCTTTGGTCCTCGGTTGGGTGATCTTTAATGGTTATAAACTGGGATGGTATGATAAGCCCACCGCCTATGCTGCTCTGATCATTAGCGAGATTTTTATCTTTTCCATCGAGATTTATGTCCAGGCTCAATTGCTCAATCGCATCGAGGGCGATCGCCAGGAGTCACACCGCCAGTTCCAGTATGCCGTCATGAATTCCCCAGTCCCGATCATGCTCCATGCGGAAGATGGAGAAGTGCTGCAACTTAATAGAGCTTGGTCCAAGATTACTGGCTATGAGCTTGTAGATATTCCCACCGTTGCTGACTGGGCGGCGCAAGCTTATGGGGAAAGAACACAAAGCTTCCAAGACACGATTCAGACAATCTACGCCTTACCCAAAGACGAGGTTCTGGAAAAAGAGGTCACTATTCGCACCAAAACCGGCGGAAACCGCGTTTGGTACTTTTATGCCGTGACTCTGGGGAAATCTGCCGATGGCCGAAGAATTGCGATGTGTACTGCGGTTGACCTGAGCGATCGCCAGCAAGCACAGCAAGCCCTTCGGGAGTTAAATCAAAGTTTAGAACATCGCATCGCCGAACGAACCGATCAACTCCAACAAGAATTGCACCAGCGGCAGCAAATCGAGGCTAACCTCAGAGGCAGTCAAGCACTTTTCAATAGTTTGATAGAAGGCAGTCCAGATATTATTGCAGCGATAGATACAGAGTTTAACTGTGTGGTGCTAAATGAAGCGGCTAAAACCGAATTTAGCAAGCTGTTTGGCCGGCCCTTGGAAGTGGGGCGGAACCTCCTGGAAGCCTTATCCCATTTACCCAGTGAACAGGCCAATTCAAGAGAAGTTTGGGGACGAGCATTTCGAGGAGAACACTTTAGCCTGACTCTACCATTAGGAGACGCCTCCCACGACCTTCACTATTATGAAATGAACTACAGTTCCATGCGAGATCCCAACGGAGAAATCTTGGGTGCTTCTCTCATGGGTAGGAATGTGAACGATCGGGTTACAGCCGAGCGAGCTTTGCGCGAAAGCGAAGCCAGATTTCAGGCTTTTATGAACCACAGTCCGGCCCTTGCCTGGATTTGTGATTACGATGGCAAAATTGTTTACTGCAATCAAAACTTGGCTAATTTATTCGGTAAGCCTGTAGGAGAGTTGATGAGGAAAACACCCTTCGACCTCAACCCAAGGGAGTTAGCCGAACAGCACATTGCCAACACTCGGTTAGTGATTGATGGCGGTGAAGTCATCGAGGCGATCGAATCCGCATTTCGTCCTGATGGTTCCCTGGGTGAGTTTTTAGTTTATAAATTTCCCATAGCAATTGAAGGAGGAGAGCCTTTAGTCGGCGGAGTTGGGCTGGATATCACCCACCAAATTCAAGCTGAAAAAGCTTTGCGGGAAAGTGAAGCAAAGTTCAAAGCCATTTTAGATAATGCGCCAGCGGGAATTTTTTTGAAAGACCTGCAAGGTCAAATATTGTTAGCCAATCAATATATCCTTGATTTATTACAGATCCCAGAAGAGCAGTGTCTTGGTAAAACCTCTAGCGACTTAATCCCTGGAGAGTTTTCCGAGCAAGTAGACGCCAATGAACGAAACCTGATCGAAAACGGCGTGCCTTATTCTTGTGAAGAATACCTCCTTCGGCCCGATGGCATTCATACCTTTTATACCTCTAAGTTAATCCTCCATGACTTGAGCGGTCAACCTTATGGGATCTGTGGAATTACCACAGATATTACCGATCGCAAGCGGGCTGAAATAGCCTTACTAGAAGCCAAAGAAGCGGCGGAAGCGGCGAACCTGACTAAAAGCACCTTTCTTGCCAATATGAGCCACGAATTGCGAACCCCCCTGAATGCGATTCTGGGCTTTAGCCAAATCTTAGCTGGCGATTCGTCTTTAAATCCGCAACAACAAGAACAAATTGCGATTATCAATAGTAGTGGTGAGCATCTCCTCAATCTGATTAACGATGTCCTAGAAATCTCCAAAATCGAAGCGGGGCGATCGGCCCTTCATCTGAGCAATTTTGACTTCTATGCTCTCATTAAGGGATTAGAAGCCATGCTCAACATCAAAGCCGCCTCTAAAGGGTTACAGATTATTTTTGACCGAGGTACTGTACCCCAATATATCACCACCGATGAAAGCAAATTGCGCCAAGTTTTGACCAATCTCGTGGGAAATGCCATCAAATTTACCCGGGAAGGTGGGGTATCCCTGCGCGTGAGAGCGACTCCACTCCCAGAGGCCAATTCAGAGGGAGCCTCTCGGTCCTGTTTCTACTTTGAAATCGAAGATACGGGCCAGGGGATTGCTGAGGACGAGTTGCCTGGATTATTTACACCCTTCCATCAAACCGCAACGGGCAAAACCGCCTCAGAAGGGACAGGTTTAGGATTGAGCATTAGCCGTAAATTTATCCAAATGATGGGCGGTGAGATTGAGGTCAGCAGTCGCCTGGATGTGGGGACCTTGGTTAAATTTACCATTCAAGTCTCTCTCGCCCAAGCCAGTGACCTCAAAACTGGAAGTCCGGTTCACCGGATTATCGGATTAGAACCGGATCAGCCCTCCTATCGGATTTTGGTGGCTGACGATCGCATTGAAAGTCGCCGCTTAATCCGCTGTTACCTCGAACCCCTAGGATTTGAAGTCCGGGAAGCCGAAAATGGCCAACAAGCGTTAGAAGTATGGGAAAATTGGGAACCCCATTTAATAGTGATGGATATGCAAATGCCGGTGATGAATGGTTATGAAGCCACTCGACAAATTAAGCGCCATTTAAAAGGGCAGGCGACGGTGGTGATTGCATTAACCGCGAGTGCCTTTGAAGAAAATCGCAGATTGATTTTGTCCGCCGGTTGTGATGAGTTCCTGCGAAAGCCCTGCCGACGAGAGGTGCTGTTGCAAGCATTGGCTCAACATCTCGGTGTGCGCTATCGATACGAATATCCCGACTCGGGAAGAGAAGACAAGGGTGATTCAGGGGATCCGACCTTTATTCCAGACCCTTCGGCGTTGCAAGGGATGCCCGTCACTTGGATTCGTGCATTGCACAATGCTGCCCTTGCTGCGGATAGTGAAGCCATTGAGGAACTCATCCAGGAAATTCCGGAAAATTTGGCGGCGATCGCTCACTGTTTCCAGGACTGGATTGACAACTTTCGATTTGACAAAATCACCCAACTCACCCAGGAAATTCTTTATGAATAAACATCAATCCCAGGGAAATTTAGTCAATATTTTAATCGTAGATGATGAACCGAATAATTTACGCCTTCTGTCGGATTTGCTAAAAAAACAAGGCTATAAAGTCCGGGCCGTCCTCTCAGGAGAGATGGCTTTATCTGCTGCAAAATCCAACCCACCCGATTTGATTTTGCTGGATATCATGATGCCGGATATGGATGGCTATCAAGTTTGTCACCAGCTCAAAAATAATTCCGAAACTTGTCAAATTCCAGTAATTTTTGTGAGTGCCAAAGACCAAGGATTTGACAAAGTAAAAGCCTTTGCGGTGGGCGGAGTAGACTATATTACCAAACCTTTTCAAGTCGAAGAGGTGTTTGCCCGTATGGAATGTCATCTCAAACTAAATCACCTGCAAATGAAGTTAGAAGAGCAAAACTATCAATTGCAATCTGAAATTTGTCAACGGAACGCCGCTGAAAAAGCGCTACAGGAGCAAAATGAACTGCTCAGACAAGAAATTAAGCGCCGCCAAAACACAGAACTTGCTCTCGAAAAAGCCAATCAAGAACTGGCGCGGTCTAATGCCGATTTAGAACAATTTGCGGGAATTGCCTCTCATGACTTACGCTCACCTTTAGCGACCATCAATGGCTATGCCCAACTCTTGCAAATGTGTGGGAAAGAACAACTGGATGATAAATGTAATGACTTCGTAGAGCAAATTTTAAAACTCTGCAATCGCACGAATCTATTAATTGGAG
This genomic window contains:
- a CDS encoding response regulator, with the protein product MNKHQSQGNLVNILIVDDEPNNLRLLSDLLKKQGYKVRAVLSGEMALSAAKSNPPDLILLDIMMPDMDGYQVCHQLKNNSETCQIPVIFVSAKDQGFDKVKAFAVGGVDYITKPFQVEEVFARMECHLKLNHLQMKLEEQNYQLQSEICQRNAAEKALQEQNELLRQEIKRRQNTELALEKANQELARSNADLEQFAGIASHDLRSPLATINGYAQLLQMCGKEQLDDKCNDFVEQILKLCNRTNLLIGELLSYARLNQAEEPFQLLPGDRLIQQALENLTTEIYKNQAQITYDELPAIIGTESQFVQLFQNLIANAIKYRREESPKIHLSAVLQDSQYLFSIQDNGIGIDEQYSEHIFEIFKRLHTQDYPGTGIGLATCRKIVERHGGSIWIKSVPGQGSTFYFTLPTQQKLVEQQMIEAIGHPH
- a CDS encoding actin-binding WH2 domain-containing protein, with amino-acid sequence MNYFSVLVKLLQDRQSFLEEIKKGVKLTNKIVALLISSAVFFGIYGAIIGASHSWMQVISSFFKLPALYLLTLLICFPTLYIFSIIFGSKRSFTQYLTLLMTAEAIMSAILFGFAPITLFFLISTQSYDFFLLLNVAILGLAGFLGIKFFYEGMQLLAEPEITGQDTRTKLLQFWLLLYAFVGTQMAWTLRPFFGSAGDFQLFRDLEGNFYVNVLQIVGRLLGY
- a CDS encoding D-alanyl-D-alanine carboxypeptidase, which translates into the protein MLKTPRLTAAVLITLSALMTACNPSEAPQTEVPSAEASIAEIPTPEAPKIPTIAPLDNPDPTVTAAIAQYINSLSSQGFASENQGIWMQRGETLLAQHQGTTPLPAASLTKIATSLVALQTFGPDREFVTQIGATGPIQNGELKGDLVIQGEGDPLFVWEEAMAIGNRLNEMGIQRVTGDLVILDKFYMNFETDSAIAGNLFLEGINGQIWPSEAETQYQTLPPGTPRPQVAIAGTVRVATTPPSQVQPLVRHYSLPVVELVKRMNQYSNNPMAEMLADAVGGPQIVAQKAAAAAGVPSQEIQLINGSGLAEENIMSPRAACGLFLALERELQPHNLTIGDAIAIVGQDEGILNQRQIPRFSVVKSGSLNDVSALAGALPTQTQGSVWFVIMNGGSNLEGFRIQQEALLTQFVTQWGSVTELPPELSPNPLRKTKTSRSEIVKQ
- a CDS encoding Uma2 family endonuclease; amino-acid sequence: MTKAELTPELQTPIGVEDEWTPPMPPTDLIFDDGECLESNRHRIAMNVLIAAVHEAFAGRQDYFTGGNMFVYFNSEQARNRDFKGPDFFVALNVDGTKERQGWVVWEEEGQYPNVIVELLSPSTAREDLGHKKDVYERKFRLPEYFVYDPFEPDSLRGWQLKGQKYEELTKDDRGWLWCDSLGFWLGTWEGTLQQETATWLRFFDGDGNLILLPEELAKIERQRAENEAQRAEDERQRAEEARSELEALKARLREKGIDLESL
- a CDS encoding EndoU domain-containing protein, with the protein product MNRRLGQLLNGRTIRQIGICAVACLLVALFQGIAQGQGINCGSSSHWVTAYNNQQVNHAHIFCGEVNREGRLVGFHARPRGQNPSTVRQFRVTQSVNNQGIYGGEWSHTSGGGSKFSTMFPDRCTPEQVINSIAYAEANPVQCPSGAPHWAWCGLNAPTDSNQQTRFCTANNGSSYRIAGATHRDGKINTGFPLR
- a CDS encoding PAS domain S-box protein; protein product: MVYRISRIASAFVILMGAIHLLGWHFNPEGFTSGFLGNPYTMKPNTALCFVSVGIALGLLQRPRLPRRWRQIVRGLAWFVIAIATLTLLQYLFNWNFGIDQLLIPHLKVSVTDPYPGRMAESVAVNFILSGICLLLLAQQTPQNDRLAQILTVGVALMALVPLSGHLFGSEVLYQLVVPTTHTAFSTAVTFLLLSVAILFSRPKQGLMRTILSPLVGGMMARRLLPGAIALPLVLGWVIFNGYKLGWYDKPTAYAALIISEIFIFSIEIYVQAQLLNRIEGDRQESHRQFQYAVMNSPVPIMLHAEDGEVLQLNRAWSKITGYELVDIPTVADWAAQAYGERTQSFQDTIQTIYALPKDEVLEKEVTIRTKTGGNRVWYFYAVTLGKSADGRRIAMCTAVDLSDRQQAQQALRELNQSLEHRIAERTDQLQQELHQRQQIEANLRGSQALFNSLIEGSPDIIAAIDTEFNCVVLNEAAKTEFSKLFGRPLEVGRNLLEALSHLPSEQANSREVWGRAFRGEHFSLTLPLGDASHDLHYYEMNYSSMRDPNGEILGASLMGRNVNDRVTAERALRESEARFQAFMNHSPALAWICDYDGKIVYCNQNLANLFGKPVGELMRKTPFDLNPRELAEQHIANTRLVIDGGEVIEAIESAFRPDGSLGEFLVYKFPIAIEGGEPLVGGVGLDITHQIQAEKALRESEAKFKAILDNAPAGIFLKDLQGQILLANQYILDLLQIPEEQCLGKTSSDLIPGEFSEQVDANERNLIENGVPYSCEEYLLRPDGIHTFYTSKLILHDLSGQPYGICGITTDITDRKRAEIALLEAKEAAEAANLTKSTFLANMSHELRTPLNAILGFSQILAGDSSLNPQQQEQIAIINSSGEHLLNLINDVLEISKIEAGRSALHLSNFDFYALIKGLEAMLNIKAASKGLQIIFDRGTVPQYITTDESKLRQVLTNLVGNAIKFTREGGVSLRVRATPLPEANSEGASRSCFYFEIEDTGQGIAEDELPGLFTPFHQTATGKTASEGTGLGLSISRKFIQMMGGEIEVSSRLDVGTLVKFTIQVSLAQASDLKTGSPVHRIIGLEPDQPSYRILVADDRIESRRLIRCYLEPLGFEVREAENGQQALEVWENWEPHLIVMDMQMPVMNGYEATRQIKRHLKGQATVVIALTASAFEENRRLILSAGCDEFLRKPCRREVLLQALAQHLGVRYRYEYPDSGREDKGDSGDPTFIPDPSALQGMPVTWIRALHNAALAADSEAIEELIQEIPENLAAIAHCFQDWIDNFRFDKITQLTQEILYE